In Euphorbia lathyris chromosome 10, ddEupLath1.1, whole genome shotgun sequence, the DNA window ttcgtccagactcagtagcatgcagGTAAGCATAAGATTCATCATGTTGTGGTTCAGAGGCTGGAAATGGAATAGgaccggatggaggaggagaATTATGCTGTCCAGAATTAGatgtgccagcttggtcagcagctgggCTTTTATTTAGATCAGCGGCAGGAACTGATTGATTTTCATTCTGTGTTGAAGGATTTTGAAGAGGTGGATtggcagagatattgacctgttCAGAGTCAGCCTGAAGTTGATTAGTTTTAGAGGGTTGAGGTAGTTCAGTGCTGacctgagcaggattttccttttcTAACTCTTTATCTTGagtagcaggaacttcgagcacttgcttgGCAGAGACTGGACCTTCAGGAGCTTTGAGATCGGCTTGTTCCTCGGCttaagaaacagaggcttgctttttcttgatTTGGTCCAAAGTTGGTTCAATGACGGTGTTGAAGAACTGGAATTGGAGTGTGGTAAGGTCAGAGATTGGTTCCCTTAGTGGAGAATCGTCTAGTaggtcaatgactggagattttTGAGCTTTTCGTTTGAGTCTTTTGCCAGTGCTGCTCTTATTAGTTGGAGGAGAGGGATCATCAGGAATGGAGTCAAGAGACTCAGACGAGGAGTTCAACCCAAGGTCAGCATTGAGATCACTCACAACTTTGTCTTTTGCTGTggactcagcatcaactgtcctACTTTGCTCAGTTGGTTTCTCAGTctactcagcatcaactgtttgattttgctcagcatcaacatCCTTACTTGGCTCAGCATCAACAATCCTACTTGGCTCAACATCAAACTGTCCTCCATCATTACACAGttcttcctcctggtcagtaggagttttctcaagatcgatttcttgacttctcacgaagtgtgagtcttcagagaccAAACAATCAAGAGGAGGTGCATCAATCGGTTTTAACccagaagttttcttcttcttctgcaagGGTTGCTcgggggtttcctcactttcttcctcaggctcaacttgcctgttttgtttttctgctgacttaggttcctcctGACTTTGAGTTTGGTCAGCAGCAGCTTTGCTAGAGATTATCCTCAGCTTCCTCGGAGCTGTGTTGACATCCTTAGcagattggtcagctttccgcttCTTATCTTGCCTTGTTCGGTCAGCGTGTTCAACCATTAatttctttcccttcttggCAGCTTCAaccccttcttcattttcttctgcaCCTTTCCCCTTTTTGGATTTGATGGGTTGGTTGTATGCTAACCCGAACAGCAGAGCCGCTGTAATTTCTGTACCCCAAATCTCTATTTCCCCGACAGTGCTCACTTGGTGGTCCTGAAGAATTTTCGTGATAAGGGAGCCCATCCGGAGTTTCCCTGTGCTCCGTTGGAATGCACCGACgagaaatacgggcatgttgagtggtttgtaggtcagcatgtgccagatgaagttTTGTTCGAAATTGGAGGCTGATGAGGCAGAGTTGACCTTagggaatatgaagttggtcaggatgtaatgagccatttttttattctgacccatacacgtgctgtcaatttctcctttgtggtctttcggtttacagaactcaacgggGTAGTCAAGTTTGGCGTTTGTGGACCTGAACTCTTTGTCTTTGGCCGGCAGCTTTAGCAAAGTTGCTAGATAGGAAGGAGTAATCGTTATTTTCTTCCCTTTGACACTAGTTACTAGATGGTCAACATTGTCCATGTTAACCTTAAGGTTTGTgtaaaattcccttactaactGTGGGAAGGTATTTctggagagagagaagaattcaAACCAGccatttttggagatccactcacagaacggtttctcagcCTCTACGAATCCCTTAGACAACCAGCGGCACCGGAGTACCTCACAATTATATACACTGTTGTAAACCTGAAGAAATACATTTTCCTTAggttgtttcttcttcttttgtttcTTCGATGGAGTGGCCTGGTCAGCTTGGGGATTTTTGCTTGGAGTTGAACCCTTAGtctggtcatgctgaccatgttctTGAGACTCAGTTGAAGTCTCCTCATGCTCCAGCTCAGTATGAGATGagggattttcatcggagcgattttgGTCGTAATCGGCACCAGAGATATTTTGAGAATCAGACATGACTTTCTTGAGAaattttgagaggttttggaatTTAAGAGAGAGGGAGATTGAATGCCAAAAGTTTTGAATGTAAAGAAAtatgagtgggaattcgtccactatttataaggATGCCAAGTTGATCTGAAGGGTTAGAATAGTCGTTTTACCttgagatgatcaatcgacaattattctggcatttatgataaaatcggcgcatgtgttttctaattattacgcctacgtcatcctaggtggctattaatgcgcgtgctagcatttattgtgcatAAGAGTTTTACTCAGTTTCGAGAATCCTAATCGTTTGAGATTCTAggaagtcagttttacgtagaaggaatgttcgtgtgcttagtaactcagtttatgataatcactcaatatgtatgtctactcagcataggatgatgtaattcatattcagctcagcatgtaatagttaCTAGTTTAGCACagatcactcagcatgttaatcactcaacattcaatttaaacatagaattttattgaagaggattagacataccgatagcttcccttagtatgttgaattgctcacgagccagaggcttcgtaaagatatccacaagctgttcatctgttggaacataggtcagcttgatctcacccttgagtacatgatcccttatgaagtgatgccttatgctgacatgcttcattctgctgtgttggattggatttttggataagtcaatggcactcttattgtcacatttgacttcgatGGTCTctgtttttacaccataatcctcaagttgttgcttaatccataggacctaggccacacagcttccagcagcaatgtactcagcttcagttgttgacagggccactgacgattgcttcttgctgaaccaagatactagacagcttccaaggtagtgacaccctcctgaagtactcttacgctctagcttatctcgtccatagtcagcatcagtgtatccaatgagtgtaaagtcatttgcatttggataccataaacctgcattaactgagctctgcaaatatttgaaaattctttttacagctataaggtgagattccctggggtcagcttggtatcttgcacaataacatactgagtactgaatgtcaggcctactagcggtaagataaagtagagagccaatcatacctcaatataacttactgtctactgacttacctttcttgtcaacacaaaggacagtgtcagtacccattggggtagatatgggtttacattcttccatatcaaatttctttaatatttctttggtgtacttagactgactgatgaagatgccgttcttcccttgctttatTTGTAGTCcaatgaagaagttgagttcccccatcattgacatttcgaactcagtttgcatctgtttactaaattctttacacatagattcatcagtagcaccaaagattatgtcatctacgtaaatttgtgctagcAGGGTagttttaccctttttcttaatgaacaaggttgtgttagctttgcctctgacatagttcctggtcagtaggaaactagtcaacctctcataccaagcacgtggtgcttgttttaggccgtacagagccttcttgagtttataaacgtggtttggaaattttggatcttcaaaccctagaggctgactaacatatacctcttcgtttataaatccattaagaaaagcacttttgacatccatttaatatagtttgaagttcatgaaactagcatatgcacacaatatacgtatagcctctaacctagcaacgggagcaaaggtctcaccatagtcaatgccctcttgctgactatagccttgggctacaagtcgggctttgtttctgactacattgccttgctcatctaatttgTTTATAAAGACCCACTTATTTCCTATGgttttttgattcctaggttttggtactaaatcccatacctcatttcttttgaattgatcaagctcttcttgcatagcattgatccagaattcgtcgtgctcagcatcggtgaagttctttggttcatagactgagacgaacgcaacattgctaagatatctcctgagttgattccttgtcatcaggttgttctcagcagcatcaagaatggacttctccgaatgtcctcttggaatttttatttctttgggtaatgttgagttgtcaggaataggtgtttctacaatatctgcaggagtagattggtcagcaaaggtaattttgggttcgtgtttacctttgatCAGCTCTTGTGGTGATGACttagcggctccattttggtcagcggaagctgagcttgggtcatcttcggcggactgagttgtctttcctacagggtcagtttcgtcgaactcaacatgtatagactcttctacaacctgagttcatttattatacaccctatatgctttactgttagttgagtaccctagaaagattgcttcgtcagctttagcatcaaatttagcaaggttttcttttgtgctgagtataaaacatttacacccaaaggcacgaaagtagccaatgttgggctttcgtcctttccaaagttcataaggggttttcttgagtataggtctaactaaagccctattgagtatataacatgctgtgtggacagcttcaccccagaaatactttggaagcctattttcactcagcattgtcctaacaatttcaactattgatctgttcttcctttcaacaaccccattttgttgaggagtcctaggagcagaacaattatggtcaatgccactgacttcacagaattcgtcaaactgttggtttttgaattctccgccattatcacttctaatatgagctacttttaggtctttgtcagttTCAAGCCTTTTGACTAATGTGGAGAACATCTCAAAtatttcatccttgctactcaacaagatgatccaagtataccgagagaaatcgtctacaatgactaaggaaaatttcttaccgcccaagctgagtggctggacaggtccgaaaaggtccaaatgtagtaattccaatggacgcttggttgagacaatatttttattttgaaaagactttttagtttgtttaccttgctgacaagcattacataattgatctttctcaaatctaagtttgggcaatccctcaactaattgttttcttgctaatttggcaatgaggtccatgcttacatgaccaagtctcctatgccatagccaggagttatcctcctttgacactaagcatatgtttttcgaaaaattcttttctaaactcaacatgtacacattgtcaacacgaggggtagttaaaatcaaattgtttgtttttccctcgagtatccgacactcagtggcatcaaatacaacctttcttccGCTGTCACACAAATGAGCtatgctcaataggttatatttgagacccctaactaaggagactgactaaatagtagggttacctccgatagtacctgaaccgactatcttaccctttttattgtctccgaagcttacacttccacctcgtttacgctcaagtgtgatgaattgagtttcatcaccagtcacgtgcctcgagcatgcgctgtcaatataccaaagctttgacttctccacgcacctcaggctcacctgcattttgaatcattcatctttaggtacccagttctttttgggtcctcgttggttagcataaacaggtgctacatcatattttaatttgtgaggacatatatttattgtgtggccagctttaccacagaagtcacagtagGTCACCCTTTGAGAGTGATTTTGTTTCtggtcagcacgattgtgctgagcatgccaacataccttagtggtatggcctttctttccgcagaagtcacattggacattccgccgagtataccaacacacatcaatggtgtgccctcttttcccacaacagtcacactgactgttccgctgagtgtactgtctatactgaccagtaccttgaaactcagcattgggatagaaccCTTTCTTTGCCGATTTACTCAGCTGGTTTTGtatggttgtgatgtcctttctaagCTTCTTTGATTCagtttggacttccgagacaaaaccatgcatgacttttagattttcatcttgcctggtgttgtcttggagaagatattggaggtcactcagtttgacctcttcaatctcatcacatcgcctgttgagtgcctttattttcttgttacactttttagtcagtgtgtataagtcactcagagcattaaccatttcatttctaagcacgagtaaagatgttacctcatttgagtgaTCCTCTTGGTCAGTGTCATTTGAGAGGTCAacttgctcagatcggcagtggtcagcagcgtcatcggccatgaagcatatatctgctgtttcatttgcatcagcttcagatgaggttgactcatcactgtcactccatgtggccaccatggCTTTCctgcttcctttcttttctttcttcagatttggacatcttgatttaatgtgcccagttagGTGGCATTCAAAGCACGTGATAGgtttggagctgtcctttttgtatttatcactggactcagctttgtacctatcgcctcttttgtatggcctcttgctgttcttgtcattctttctggacagcttcttcatctttcttgtgaacatggccatctcctcatcatctgatgagtcagcttcggttgagtcagctttcatgacaagtgatttctgcttcttgtcttctgacttttctttagcttcaaaatttttcatagagatctcatgggtcagcagagatccgattagctcgtcgtatttgtacgtggtcaagtcctgagcttcctccacagctgtcttcttagcttgccagctcttagggagacttcttaggattttcttcacctgctcctcttctgtgaagttctttccaagtctcttaagctcatttataatattggtgaaccttgagttcatctccgagatgtcttcattctcattcatctcgaacagttcgtataatctcatatgttggttcactttggactcattgaccttgtttgtgccttcataggtcacttcgagcttcttccatatttcctgtgctgactcgcaacctgaaatcttattgtattctgcagcatctaacgcacagtgaagcatattgatagccgaagcattattttgtaattttttaaggtcatcttctgaccactcagtttcactcttgacaactttttcattgtcaacagttttgtagggcacatatgggccttgaactattgcaagccacgcactcatgtttgtagcttgaataaagtttttcatcctgtttttccaaaatgtatagtttgatccgaaaaacaagggaggccgactaattgataatccctcggggagaatctgtgttgtttgatttcctggaaggaaacgagtgctgttctcagccatttatcgggatcagctcaagatagttatatcttagagtagtgagctactgagctctgataccacttgttggtcccgtgtgattagttccaaggggggggggggtaggaactaatgtaactttttcgtttaattatgctgacttaattaattcttaagttatttgactttattttggtcagcacgaccgagagatgtaaaacagctttagtcaggtgctgactagaactgttttacttatgAGTTTGGAATTAatacttaaggtcagcttccaactcagcaccacgattactcagtgtcagcttttacaatttatatcctgagcaatttaatcaagcaacacatacaaatatatattgagagagagagagttagaaattactcagcaagacttatcctagttcgacctctccgcctacgtccagtccctagagtccctccgggctttttcaatccaatactgagctctttaaaggtagagcacaaactgtttataaggcagttgaatatgcaagagtaccttcctctattcatctactcaactcctactaagcgctataaccgaacactcagattctctaccgctgagtacttaaaaccgagtacccaacacagctctctcaattttacaattgatacaaacttgttctttctagatgaagaacactttagatgattacaaaatcaatctagcttttacacagaaatggaaatttggtgtaagatctttttcttgtttgaatgtgctttgtatgtatgctctttttctctttgtatttttcggcAATCGGCtgaggatccaagaatgaacttgtccttttatagttgaagtctgaagctctaatgatttgaatctggaattatccgttggattcaaacggatctattgtgtcattgttctggtcagcttcagatttgcaggccaatcctgtcatctgaatttagcaggcgtcaggcttgtcttcttccggcaggttcgtcttctagcaccAGTTCATCTTTTAGTTAACGGACAGTTGACCAATGCATCTTGAAATTGACTCTgggcgtaattccaaagcttctgttatttgtgcagacagttgtcggatcttgtcttctagcaaacggatcaatcgcgctgtcctgatgaacactcagcttgactttattgatgtttctttttgttctttgtttccgAGTCATATTCtcactcagcttccgtggtcagcttcgtctgcaagcattagtttagaggaagacttctcttctttgatactgagttgcgtttcactcagcttctttggttgGCTCCATCTTCAAatgtttgttctgaagatggctTTTCTTGTATTATActgagttacactccactcagcttgtgctgtgttctcatgctgacttcgtcatgtcttactttttatttctgttttcatttatacttatacttaacattgaacaaacatattagtacaattaaatcaaagcacttaaatttaattgactcttaatcatggattaatttaagtaattttgtcaaatcaatatcatgtggaaaggtgtttcaacagaaggTTTACCCTTAAAACAGATAAAGTTAAGGAGCTTACTCATATTTTTTTGCCTTAAATTTTTGTTTCGAAAGCTTTTAATTAGACTTATTATATGCAAGGCCCAAGACCAACTATGAAAAAAAGCCCAGCCGAACTAAGAAAAAAGCCCACGTTACCCATTTCCTCCTGCCCAATATATAGACAAcaaaaaccctaaccctaaaacTTAAGCACCCCATCTTCTTCTCTGCGTCTGCTTCCCTTTGCACACACCCTCACACCACCACCATCAACGCAGAGCTTCCTCCGTCGCAAGTATGGGTCGCGTACGAACCAAAACAGTGAAGAAATCTTCACGTCAAGTGATTGAGCGATACTACTCCAAAATGACTCTCGATTTCCACACCAACAAGAAGATTCTCGAGGAGGTTGCAATCATCCCATCCAAGCGTCTCCGCAACAAGATCGCTGGATTCTCTACTCATCTCATGAAGCGGATCCAGAAAGGACCTGTTCGCGGGATCTCACTCAAGCTTCAGGAGGAAGAGCGCGAACGTCGTATGGACTTTGTCCCTGAGGTCTCCGCCATCAAGAGTGATCAGATTGAGGTCGATAAGGAGACTATGGACATGCTTGCAGCTTTAGGTATGGGTGATATTCCTGGCCTTGTTCAGGTCGATCCCGTTGCTGTGCCGACGACTCAATTCGGTTTTGGTAGAGGCGCTGGTGGACCTGGAAGGAGGTTTTAAATTTAGGTCTTTTTTGTGCTTTTGCTTATTTGAATATGGAGATTTTAAATTTAGTTGTTTAAGCAGCATGAATGTTTGGTACTTTGCCATTTTCGAGTAATTTTGTCTATTTAAAGTGCAATTTTGTTTGGATCTATTGGTGTTTATCTTAATTAGCATTGTCgattttgataatattttgtTGACCTGTTCATTAACTTAGTTAATCGAATTTGACCATTGAGATTGAGGTGGATATTTCCTACAGTTGCAATCTGAGTTCATTGAGATATCCCCTTTGCTACTTGATCTTTTGGTCGAAGGAATGCTCAGTTTAATATATGGATGCCTAATTGCTTGGGGATTTTAGGTTTTGCAGTCCTCAGCAGTCATGTTTGCCTAATTTAGGGCTTCTTTTTATTACTTTTACTTATTTGAATTTAGTTGTTCAAGTATGTTGAATGTTTTGGTACTTATTTTCGAGTAATTTTGTTTGCTTAAATTGCAATTTCGTTTGGATCTATTGGTGTTAATCTTAATTAGTATTTGTCAATTTTGAGAATATTTTGGTGTCCTGTTGATTAACTTTGTTAATCCAGTTGTGATTGTTCAGATTGAGGTGGGTATTTCCTGCAGTTGCAATTCGGGTTCATTGAGATATCCCCTTTGATGCTTAATGTTTTGGGTTGAAGCAATGTTCAGTTTAGTATATAGATTGGGGATTTTAGATTTTGCAGCCCTTAGCAACACGATGTTCCGATACCCTTATTTTCAATGAAGTTGTGCTTTGAGTATATGGATTCTCTGCATTGATTGGGGATTTTAGTTTTTGCAGTCCTCAGCATTCAGGTTTGCTGATACCTGTCAATCTCTGATATGATAGCACTATTTACATAGACAATCCGCGTGACACATTGTTTTGATACCCTGATTTTCAATGAAGTTGTGTTTTGAGTATATGGATTCTCTGGCATTGATTGGGGATTTTAGTTTTTGCAGTCCTCAGCATTCAGGTTTGCTGATACCTGTCAATCTCTGATATGATAGCATGATTTACATAGACAATCCGTGTGACACATTGTTTTGATACCCTGATTTTCAATGAAGTTGTGCTTTGAGTATATGGTTTCTCTGGCATTGATTGGGGATTTTAGTTTTTGCAGTCCGTAGCATTCAGGTTTGCTGATCCCTGTCAATGTGAGAGTTTATTTATAGGTTGATTGCTTGACGAGTATGAATATCAAATGATACAGGTTGCTTTTGATTATAGGGCCGTCAATCTATATGATAACATGATTTACATGGACAATCTGCGTGACATGTAATTTTGATACCCTACTTTTCAATTTTATGCATTTGTTTTTTCGTTCTGATGTTACCCGTATTCATTTGCTAATCTTGGCGCCTGACACAATCCCTTTGATACTGTTATAAAAGAACAGGGAGTATTAGTCTTCGTACATAAGCCACCAGTGCTTGCTGTCTATCGTTTTTTGGAAAGTGTCAATCCTAATGCACAAAACAGTACCATTTTAGCTTTAACATTTGTTAAATAGTATCAATTTAGCAATGGGTAACTGAACTTAACGTCTTAATGTTTGTGAAATGGTAGTAATCTAGTTTCAAGTTCTGTTACCTAGGATTAAATTGCTGAGGTTAAAATGGTATTATTTTGTACATTGAGATTAAATTGTCACTTTTCAAAAAAACCTTCAGGTTG includes these proteins:
- the LOC136209774 gene encoding small ribosomal subunit protein eS17-like, which translates into the protein MGRVRTKTVKKSSRQVIERYYSKMTLDFHTNKKILEEVAIIPSKRLRNKIAGFSTHLMKRIQKGPVRGISLKLQEEERERRMDFVPEVSAIKSDQIEVDKETMDMLAALGMGDIPGLVQVDPVAVPTTQFGFGRGAGGPGRRF